A stretch of DNA from Telopea speciosissima isolate NSW1024214 ecotype Mountain lineage chromosome 5, Tspe_v1, whole genome shotgun sequence:
AGGAAAGTGAGAGTAGACAAAGCTATCTCAAGAATCCAGTTAATATCACCTCAATTACagcaaccaaatttttttttaggggaagaTCTCAAATTGTGGATAGAAATTCATCTTATGTAAATCTGTAATGggtttacctaaaaaaaataaatctgtAATGGGTATAGTTGGAAGTCCTTCTGTCACACTCTGAATCCCTTAGtggaattttattttacaaCCAAAAACGCCATTACAGGAATGGCAAATGATTGCTTTTGAACAAATACGAAATATCAGAGCCTAAGAACAGATCACCACCTGTCTATTCTGTGTTGTGACGGTAGTCCATTTTCTGGAAGTGATAAAGTCTGGAATCTTTAATTTTCAAATGCGTTACTTGCCTTTTCTTCCCATGGAGATTTCCTGTTATAGATATATGGCAAAACCCAGATATATAATAAGGGCATAACCGCATAAGTAAGCACAGAACACTACAGAGTTGAGAGAATCAGAGTGTTCCGGCATGGCAGTAGTACAGGCAATCTCAATCTCCCTAGCGATGGTTTATGCGACTATTGCAGTGGCTTTGTTAACCGTTCTATTCTACATCGGAAGATTTCTCTTTCATAAGAACTGCCCTTCTCCCTTAAAGCCATCTCCGCCTGGTACtgggttaattttttttttttttttttctttctttctttcatctctATTCTTGTTTGGAGATTGTCTGAGTAGATGTTTTTGGGGAATCCTTGCATGCAGAGGTTCCAGGGGTGCCTTTGATCGGGAATTTGCTGCAGCTGAAGGAGAAAAAGCCACACCAGACGTTCGCTAAGTGGGCTGAGATTTATGGATCGATTTACTCGATTAAGACCGGAGCCTCGAAGATGGTTGTTATCAATTCTGCAGATGTTGCCAAAGAGGTACCCAATAAATCTCTCCCTTTTTATCAATTCTGCAGAGTTaagattcttttttcttttcgcCCTCTATGAATTTGGTCCCATTTCCATGTTTTCTCGAGGGGATTCGACGCTATTCCTCAGGCCTTATCTTATTCTGCTACTGCCATTATCGTCTGCTTGAGGACGAAACAAGGAATGGGGGTTAGTGATTCAGTGACTGTGACACTGATGGTGATAGAGAGTGGGACCCGTTGAGTTTTTGTTGTTACTTGTCAGTGCCGAGTTCCGACGGTGACCCAGCCAATGTCTGGTCTCCTTATGTACTCGGGATATTGTATTCTTTTGTGTCGCTTGTCGttccttgtttccttgttttgaGCCTGAGTCCAAACCGACAAGCACGTAGGTTTTGGTTGCATCGCAAGAACTTTCATGGAGGTGCATGGTACAGTCAAGATTCTTGTgatgttagggttttctttaggTTTATCGCATTTGGGTGAAAAGAGTGGGGATCAGAATCGCTGGAAAGGGGGAAACCTTACTGGGATTTCACAGTCGCAGACTACAATATTATCCCAAGCTTCTGGACACAGCAAAATTCAAGGATCAGAGCCTTAGTTCAGGCTATGCTCCTTCTGGTTCGTGAAGGTAATGTCCTGAGTCTCCTGATTGGTTTTATCTCTGTTTGTAATTGATCTACAAAATATCTATTTGAAAAAGGCATTTTGAATGGGTTTATATTTTATAAAAGCGTCTTCAGCAGGGATGTCTGCTTCCAGATTTCATAGGAATTTCGAACTTGAACTgctttttatgatttttttccttgatgaaaagCTCTCTGCTTCCACTTCAACCACTTTTCTGTGATTCTTCCTTGAACCAGAAGGAGCATAGCCTGAACTAAGGCTCAGAGCCCGGCCGGACTCTCTCTAATGATAGAATGATAATCTGAATTTCTTCACCAATTCAGTTTCTGGAGACCTCCAAAATAACTCTTCTGAACATTGAGCTGGTGGCTATAGGCTTCGATTCTGTGCTAATGCTTGAttcataataataaattaaggtGGTAGTGTGGCATGAGAATCGTTTTGTCCTGGTTGGTTATTTGTTAAGAAAAAGAGTTCACACCTCTGTTTAAGTGCTCTATACTCTTTTTCTAGTTACTTACTCTACAATAAAGTTGAGAACTGGTTGCTTTGTTTCGACCAAAGATGTGTCCCACACCCTTTACTAGGTTTTTGTCTATATCAAAAGGTTGGCAAAAAGATTCTCACACTGATAGTGTGGGGATGCTTTCCCATGCCCTTTCACATTCTGAGTCTTGACCATGTGGGTCCTTTACTAGATGAATCATTTCTCACACCGGGATTGGACTTAAAAATCCaggattgggattgggattcGGATAAGATTGGAATCGGCCTTGGAATTGGCATATTCCAGGCATCTAGGGTTTTTACATACAGGATCGACCTGAGCTGGATCAAGGAGAATCAGGATCAGCCTTTGCTGATTCAGATCCGTATCGGTTGGatcaatttttaaaatcctTGTAGGGTAGGAGATCCCCCCAACACTGTTGGTGTGGGAAACCCTCTCTCCTAAAGGTTCTTAATTGTTTTGTAGGCTTAATACATCaaggagggagaaagaaaagctAGTGTAGAGCGTAGACTTCATTTATGTCAGACAAAGGTAGGAGGATGCCCTTTAATGGCTATTCCCACCACATGGTACTTATAGAATACACGATAGTATAATATGGCTGAATGATGTGGGCTGTTAAGACAACCTTATCTAGCTGGGACCGTGAAGTGGCAAATTGCCTCTATGTGTATATATCATATTTAAAAATAACATGAATAATCACAAAACAAAAGTGACTTGTTACTTGTAATATCATATATGATGTaactgttattttttttttttggggggggggggggggggtggcggGGGAGGGTGTGAGTTCagcccccacccaaaaaaataaaataaatcaccTCCTCTCTTCAGCCACTCAAGCTTCATATATATCATCTATTGAGTATACTTTATTATACATGGCAAGGCTGAAGAGGAAATATTTGCCCCCTCTCTCTCCAAACCTTAATCTACGTGGAACTTATGGTAcctgtgataaaaaaaaatttgtaatgtAATTTTTCAATGTGTTCATGTGTTACATATTTGTTTTTGGGTGGGTGGGGGTGAAGGTACTAATGTGTGACAAGGGGTTGATATATCAATTAGCTACCTTGTCAAATTATTAAGGGACTTGCATTCTTCTTATGGTGTTGCAATTAAGGTTTATCAATACTTAATAGAGTTGGGTTTAAAATCAATTAAAGATGGTAGAGAAGGTTAAGATACAGTGTTGCCTCATGGTGCCTcaaatatatagatatatatatggtaTGGTGTGACTTATTTGGTTATGGGACATTATGGTGCTTGAAAAATAGTAGGACCTTGCATGGTGGCTGGGGGTGCAAGTCGGGTGGGCTTGGGTTGGAGAAttaataaattttgaaaataattgaGCCTGAGCCCACCCAACCTGGCTCAATTTGGTTCAAAATTGAGCTTGAATTCAGCCCTAGCTACACCCTACTGGTGGCTTTATAAAAATCCATGTCTCTCATGCATGTTTCAGATTATGTTGTGCAGGCTGGGGTTAAGTAAAATTTAACCGGGCCAGGCTGGTATAGTTGTAACTCGCCGTACATTGCCTAGTTTTCGTCCCTTGCATTGGCAAACCCCAACTATTTACTATCTTCAGTCTTCACTGTATACCATATTTATACCAAATTTTTATTGGCTGTGTGTACCaaatttcttatttcatttctCTGGATCCTCCACATCATTTTATATGATCACTTTGGAAATGTAGACCTTCTTGGATGAATCTTGGTATTTATCTCTAATTATAGTGATCTAATATTTTCTGCCCAACCTGTGTGGCTTTTGCAGGCCATGGTGACAAATTTCTCATCCATCTCCACAAGGAAGCTTTCAAATGCATTGAAGATACTCACCTATGATAAATGTATGGTTGCCACAAGTGATTATGATGATTTCCACAAGACGGTGAAGCGGCATGTACTCACAAGTGTCTTGGGAGCAAATGCTCAGGTTTGCTAGTTGAAACTTCTTAACTTCAATAAAGAACTAGTATACACCTATTAAGTGAAACCTCTCTACCTCCCTCCCACCTCTTCTAGTGTCTGTACTTTGGGGTTTGATTGACCCAAATAGTTATTTTGTCTGTTCAGAAGCGACACCGTTCTCACAGAGACATTATGATAAAGAATGCATTGAACCGCTTCCGTGCTCATGCCAACAACAATCCTCATCAAGCTGTAAACTTTAGAAATATATTCAGAGATGAACTCTTTGGATTATCATTGAAAGAAGTGAGTTGCTTCATTCTTGTGATACTTTTCAGATgttttatattgaaaataaagTTGGCTTGGGTATGAAATATGGAATGGTAATGCTATTTTCAGGCTTTGGGTATGGATGTGGAATCCTCCATTTATGTTGAGGATCTTGGTATGAGACTGTCACGAGAGGAgatttttgaggtttttttctttcttcttttccttttaatcttttaagAGTAACCTCATATTTATTAGAGGGAGTGAAATAGCCTATATATATCCCATATACTTACAGTGGAGGTCTTTTAGGTGTTGGTGCATGATCCAATGATGGGTGCAATTGAGGTGGATTGGAGGGACTTCTTCCCATATCTTAGATGGATTCCTAATAAGAGTGtggaaacaaaaatcaagagaATGGATGCACGTAGAGCAGCAGTGATGAAGGCCCTTATTGAGGAGCAGAAGAAACGGGTTGCTCTGGGACAGGTACGGTTTTTTCTTCTACTACATCTGGATGGACAGTATGTGAATCTTGATATGAAACAAAAACATTCCAATCTTCTTCAGTTTAATTGTCATTGTAACTTGCATGATTTTTAAACAGGAAATGAACTGCTATCTTGACTACCTGTTATCAGAAGCAAAAACACTTACAGAGAAACAACTAATGATGTTGTTATGGGAAGTAATTATTGAGTCTTCGGATACAACTATGGTTGCAGCAGAATGGGCCCTCTATGAACTTGCCAAAGATGCAGATAGTCAGGTGGTTTTCTCTATAGaagttttatttctcttttcttttttttcattgttgCAGTACATTCTGAATCCTTCTTTGATTGTATAGGATTATCTCTATCGGGAGATTCAAAAAATTTGTGGATCTAATGAAGTTACTGAGGAACATTTGTCGCAATTACCATTTTTAAATGCTGTTTTCCATGAAACACTGAGAAAGTACAGTCCGGCTCCTATTGTTCCCATACGATATGTACATGAAGATACCAGACTTGGAGGGTTTCACATCCCTGCTGGAACTCAGGTGAAATGCTCTTTGCATGAAAAACTTGTtgctctttttatttatttttttgtaccTTGTGGTTTCATCACTATTGGTCTTAATAATGAAACATGAACAGATTGCAATCAACCTCTATGGGTGTAACATGGATAGGAGACAATGGGATGAGCCTGAAAAGTGGAAGCCTGAGAGGTTTCTTGATAGCAAGTATGATCCAACAGATTTGTACAAGACAATGGCATTTGGAGGAGGTAAGAGAGTGTGTGCAGGTGCTCTGCAGGCAATGTTGATTGCTTGCACAGCTATTGGTAGATTTGTGCAGGAGTTTGAGTGGAAACTCAAAGAATCGGAGGAAGAGGACGTCGACACATTCGGGCTCACCTCCATCAAATTTAATCCATTGCATGTTACAATAACACCTAGAGAAAAATAAGTGATGCAACCAAACTGCTATGGTTTCTTTTAATAAATAGGGGATGGTAGAACTTGTGGTTGAagatctggttttttttttttttattttaaaaatatgtAGAAAAACTTGACTTGTGGTTTAAGATCATTCTCATATAGTAAAAAGGAATGATTATTTCTAAGTCTCCAGGTGTAAATGGAGTGGCCTACGTACTTTGTTACCATTTTACACTAAAGTTGGGAAGTTCACTCTGTGGTgcatggttttaggaattggtTGCGGATTGGAGGAATCACCCGATTCAATTGGTATCGGTGGTCCCCCTATCCTGATTCCTGTTCGATTCCGTATCAGTGAATCAGTACGAAAGATGGGTAAAACAGTTCGATCCAGATCGATATGGAGCAATCTGGATCGTTATCGGTTGAGATCGTAGTCGATTCCGATTCCTAAAATCCTGGTATGGACTGTGGAGAGACTCTGAAAGACCACCTATCCTGATTCCTGTTCGATTCCGTATCAGTGGATCAGTACGAAAGATGGGTAAAACAGTTCGATCCAGATCGATATGGAGCAATCTGGATTGTTATCGGTTGAGATCGTAGTCGATTCCGATTCCTAGATATGGAGCAATCTGGATTGTTATCGGTTGAGATCGTAGTCGATTCCGATTCCTAAAATCCTGGTATGGACTGTGGAGAGACTCTGAAACTTTTTGTGCATACTGAAATACATGATGTCTCTTATACAGCAGTGACCAACTTTCCTTTATGCATGCAATGTGAACTCTGAAGACTTTTAGGCTGCGtttagaatgcatatcaaacgcAGCTTAAGTGAATTTTAATTTGCAACTTAAGACATGAATGATTTTGTGGAACATCCATAGAGGTACTAGGAACCCTTTTTCTCCCCCAACTTATTGTCATGTGTTTGGCCAATGGGTGGTTCTATCTCTCGCTGTGTGTGTGTTATTAAGTGCAAATTGGATgaacccaaattttgtggacaggtagaaCATAAGCTTTCTTGCCTATAAATCAAGTATCAGTTTAAATGGAGTTTGTCAAGtggtaaaataaattttgaaaatataagaTTACAGGAGGGCCAGGAGGGTATATGAACTTActgatatttgattgaatttgggactgaaatttgacatgtaaccATTTGACAAGGTAAACAGGTTGGTTAGCGAAAAATAGCAGTCAATGAATGTGCCTCTTGCCCAATGCTCAAGGGTAAATAATAAGAATCCCTTGAATAATAAGAAAGTGAGTCAAAAGGTTTCCATTCCTGTTCTTGCTTGAGGGTGACTCATATTTTTCTTCGGGGAAGGCATTCGTACACGGGGGATTCTCCCATCAATGCCATCAAAAAAAGGGAACAAGGGGTTTTTTACGTCATTTTTGACTACTTTTGACTGCATTTAATGCAGGTTGTGTATATACACGGCTGTGCATAAAAACTTTTACCTTTTTCTTCCTACaaacaaaatattgaaaattttttcaaaaagaaataaaatttgggAGAAGGTTCTCTGAACAAACGACATAGAGGAACACACCTATGAGGTGTGATAGAATGGTTTCGTACATAGGAGGACAACGAGGTCATTTCATTTAAATAGGAGAGAGATGGAGCGAGAGTGTTAGTGTACTCTTCCCTAGCGGCTCAAAGAacccttttcccataaaaatttGGACCAAGATTGACGGGTTCAGATGTGTGCAAGGGGTATCAGATGGTTTTTCCTGAGAACAACATACTAAAACCTACGAGGGATTAATTTGTGAATCTGAGGATGGTGGTGGCCAGGGAAACCTAGTCCTAAAAATTTCACATGAAATCAAACTGAGCCTTTAAAACAGAAAAGTATCCCTTTTGGCgtctctttcttggatttgtttttttgtcatAATCGAGATAAATGGTCCGGATCTGTGTTTGGATGGATAACCCataccctgaccctgaccctgaccctgaccctttCTACAGAAACTCTTACGGTCTTACCCAGTGACGCATTGAAGAACCCTTGAATATATTGAGTATATAACCGAGTTTTTTCCCAACCAACAAATCTCTTCACTTTGTTATGGATTCTGGCGATCTGAAGGGACCCTTGGAACAGTGAAAAAGGTAGTTCAAACATTGGTATATAAAGAGTAGATCATTTATAGGATCCGAGCGGTGGGATTCTCTTCACCTATGAATATAAACTGGATTGTAAAGTTCCAGAATTGATGTTTTGATGCAACTTCCCAACCATAAACACCCAAGTTTCCCACCTAAATTTTGCTTAATTTATTGGTTACAATTACATGTGATAAACTCAGGCACCACACccttgtttgaactttgaaggaCTTCCTTGAAACAAAGGTAGGTGTCACCAGTCCATGGCACCTACAGCTGATGAACTACCACTTGAAAATTTCCAATTAtccaaactccattaataccaATATTGCAAGTTTcatccatttttcttttcttttcttttcttttttttccttggttctTAGGAGGATGATTGCCTATAAATTTATTACAGGTTATGGTTTCTGCCATGGTGTTCTAAACTTCTTTCATTTAAGAAGTTAGAAAACCCATGGCCATGAATATTTCCTACTCTTATACACTGGTTTTGATCTTGCTCTTCTTCATTACCTTGCCTTCAATTAGTGGAGCTGGTTCTGGTTTAGGGGCTTCTTTCATTTTTGGAGATTCTCTAGTTGATGCTGGAAACAACAACTATTTCCAGACCTTGTCTAAGGCAAATAGCCCACCCAATGGCATCGATTTTAAGGCTTCTGGGGGAAACCCGACCGGCCGGTACACCAATGGAAGGACCATTGGAGACCTtgtaggtaatctctctctccctctttctctcttagtATAAACATTAAACCATGTAAAGGTGTTCCATGATAGTGTATTTTTCTTATTGACAGGGGAGTTTTTGGGACAACCCAAGTATGCTGTTCCTTTTTTGGCCCCAAATGCTACTGGCAAAGCTATACTGAATGGAGTGAATTATGCATCAGGTGGTGGAGGAATAATGAACCAAACTGGGAggatatttgtaattaaccCCCCTTCAACCCTACTTTCTCATGTTAACCATAAGCTATGCAAAtgaaaaatcaaacccaaataCAGTTTTTCAGGAAAACTTCAACTAAGGGATGTCTCTGTTTTATAGGTTAACAGGCTTTCAATGGATATCCAGATTGATTATTTCAATATCACAAGGAAGCAATTGGATAATTTATTAGGTCCATCAAAAGCAAAAGACTATTTAAGAAAGGAGTCTATCTTCTCAATCACAGTTGGATCAAATGATTTCCTCAACAACTATCTTCTCCCAGTTCTCTCCATTGGAACAAGAATATCTGAGAGCCCTGATGCTTTCATCAATGACCTCATAACTCATCTAAGGAGTCAGTTAACTGTAAGTACATTTAATCACTCCCAACAAATCATTTGGTGCTCATGTTTATGTAAGTGATAATATGTGTTCATTTCAGAGACTCTATGCCTTGGATGCTCGAAAATTTGTCGTCGGGAATGTAGGTCCTATAGGCTGCATTCCCTATCAAAAGACAATAAATCAGCTTAGCGAAGATCAATGTGTCGACTTAGCCAA
This window harbors:
- the LOC122662774 gene encoding ent-kaurene oxidase, chloroplastic, with the protein product MAVVQAISISLAMVYATIAVALLTVLFYIGRFLFHKNCPSPLKPSPPVDVFGESLHAEVPGVPLIGNLLQLKEKKPHQTFAKWAEIYGSIYSIKTGASKMVVINSADVAKEAMVTNFSSISTRKLSNALKILTYDKCMVATSDYDDFHKTVKRHVLTSVLGANAQKRHRSHRDIMIKNALNRFRAHANNNPHQAVNFRNIFRDELFGLSLKEALGMDVESSIYVEDLGMRLSREEIFEVLVHDPMMGAIEVDWRDFFPYLRWIPNKSVETKIKRMDARRAAVMKALIEEQKKRVALGQEMNCYLDYLLSEAKTLTEKQLMMLLWEVIIESSDTTMVAAEWALYELAKDADSQDYLYREIQKICGSNEVTEEHLSQLPFLNAVFHETLRKYSPAPIVPIRYVHEDTRLGGFHIPAGTQIAINLYGCNMDRRQWDEPEKWKPERFLDSKYDPTDLYKTMAFGGGKRVCAGALQAMLIACTAIGRFVQEFEWKLKESEEEDVDTFGLTSIKFNPLHVTITPREK
- the LOC122661161 gene encoding GDSL esterase/lipase At2g23540, whose translation is MAMNISYSYTLVLILLFFITLPSISGAGSGLGASFIFGDSLVDAGNNNYFQTLSKANSPPNGIDFKASGGNPTGRYTNGRTIGDLVGEFLGQPKYAVPFLAPNATGKAILNGVNYASGGGGIMNQTGRIFVNRLSMDIQIDYFNITRKQLDNLLGPSKAKDYLRKESIFSITVGSNDFLNNYLLPVLSIGTRISESPDAFINDLITHLRSQLTRLYALDARKFVVGNVGPIGCIPYQKTINQLSEDQCVDLANTLAVQYNGRLKILVKELNDKLPGSTFVLANVYALVMEVITNYRKYGFVTASKACCGNGGQYQGIIPCGPQSTLCTDRYKHVFWDPYHPSEAANLIVAKQLVDGDSRYITPMNLRQLRDL